One Coleofasciculaceae cyanobacterium genomic region harbors:
- a CDS encoding filamentous hemagglutinin N-terminal domain-containing protein: protein MKFSLATQKNYRYCWTIFPASFYVCCGAVSAQIVPDGTLPNNTQVLNNGDLIEITGGTTAGSNLFHSFSQFSIPTDHTALFNNAVTIENIISRVTGSSISEIDGLIQANGTANLFLINPNGIIFGENAALDLGGSFIGSTAASIKFADDSEFNAVNPQASPLLTVNIPIGLQYGADSGNIIVQGSGHNAFLDYNTFTVNRFERSLGLAVAEGKTLGLGGHNIFLEGGNLTAAGGNIELGSIAEAETVKLIGNESGWSFDYSEIDLKTGEITLKDAASIDVSGAGSGNVNLQGDVVSLTDGSAIFAETEGDVAGGLTQIEANQLNIIGTDPDLLLPSSIWSDVYLDATGNGGDVLIETDSLLLEGGGQVNVNTFSFGNAGTLTVNAKDIKVIGGSDGGDFISALSAQADIFLTGRGGDILLKTDNLLISDGAQVSIGTFGEGDAGNLTIQAKDINLTGTSEFFSGGLFASTVGEGNGGTLSIKTDTLSIGDGAQIATTAFSSGDAGKLDITANDLEIVGNFKIFPSGIFASTQARGNGGNLTINTDSLFVAHGAQINVGTFGSYGDAGKLDITAKTVKLVGSSEFGASGIFGNAVVGTGNGGNINLNSDRLSIQDGATINVSNFRSRGEDSGDGVAGSINITANSLKLDSSDPESSSSITASTSNGGGGNINLNIAGNIALNNNSEVSAITMGNAKGGDITVNANNFLIDRSRVAVNSSQLGDAGNIEIMVNNLNVNRGSINATSLRTGGGNITLSTDLLFLKNTSPISTSVFDSTGGGGDITINSNYVIARDNSDIRANAFRGDGGNINITTNVILLTRDVDIDASSEFGLDGVVEINSLDNQDRFEFSKLPENVTDPASLIVSFCTRDPKETFIATGKGGIAENPGENLQGEAVWEDFRDLASVSSATAAPNILEAKAWNINANGNVELLSYVPQDLEAMFNHCQE from the coding sequence ATGAAATTCTCTCTCGCCACTCAAAAGAACTATCGCTACTGTTGGACTATTTTTCCTGCTAGTTTTTATGTCTGCTGTGGTGCAGTCTCAGCGCAAATAGTCCCCGACGGTACTTTGCCCAACAATACGCAGGTGCTAAACAACGGTGACCTAATCGAGATTACTGGTGGCACAACCGCAGGCAGTAATTTGTTTCATAGCTTTAGCCAGTTTTCTATACCTACAGACCATACTGCTTTGTTTAATAACGCGGTAACTATCGAGAATATTATCAGTCGCGTAACTGGTAGTTCGATCTCAGAAATTGACGGCTTGATTCAAGCTAACGGCACTGCCAACCTGTTTCTAATTAATCCTAACGGTATCATCTTTGGCGAAAATGCAGCCTTAGATTTGGGTGGTTCATTTATCGGCAGCACTGCTGCAAGTATTAAGTTTGCTGATGATAGTGAGTTTAATGCCGTTAATCCTCAAGCATCGCCTTTACTAACGGTCAATATTCCTATTGGTTTACAGTACGGTGCAGATAGCGGCAATATTATCGTACAGGGAAGCGGTCACAACGCTTTCTTAGATTACAATACTTTTACGGTCAACCGATTTGAACGTAGCTTAGGTTTAGCGGTAGCCGAAGGCAAGACTTTGGGGTTAGGGGGTCACAATATCTTCCTTGAAGGAGGCAATCTTACTGCTGCGGGGGGCAATATCGAACTGGGAAGTATTGCCGAAGCAGAAACAGTTAAGCTAATCGGCAACGAATCTGGCTGGAGCTTTGACTATAGTGAGATAGATCTTAAGACAGGGGAGATTACTCTTAAGGATGCAGCATCAATTGATGTTAGCGGTGCAGGTAGTGGCAATGTTAACCTACAGGGTGATGTCGTCAGTCTGACTGATGGCTCGGCCATTTTTGCCGAAACTGAGGGAGATGTTGCGGGAGGATTGACTCAGATCGAGGCTAATCAGCTAAATATCATTGGGACTGACCCCGATCTTTTATTGCCTAGCTCAATTTGGAGCGATGTCTATCTTGATGCTACAGGTAATGGGGGAGATGTGCTGATTGAAACGGATAGTTTGTTATTGGAAGGTGGGGGACAGGTTAACGTTAATACCTTTAGTTTTGGTAATGCAGGAACATTAACCGTTAATGCTAAAGATATTAAAGTCATCGGTGGATCAGATGGTGGCGACTTTATTAGTGCTTTATCTGCTCAGGCTGATATTTTCCTGACCGGTAGGGGTGGAGATATTCTGCTGAAAACCGACAATTTATTGATTAGCGATGGAGCGCAGGTAAGTATCGGCACCTTCGGAGAGGGAGATGCAGGAAATTTAACGATCCAAGCTAAAGATATCAACTTAACTGGTACTTCAGAATTTTTTTCTGGTGGTTTGTTTGCTTCCACTGTGGGAGAAGGTAATGGGGGAACTTTAAGTATAAAAACTGACACTCTGTCGATCGGTGATGGCGCACAGATTGCCACAACTGCTTTTTCCTCTGGAGATGCAGGAAAGCTAGATATTACGGCAAATGACCTTGAAATTGTCGGTAATTTTAAAATTTTCCCCAGCGGTATATTTGCCTCCACCCAAGCACGAGGAAATGGCGGTAATTTGACCATAAACACTGATTCTTTATTTGTTGCCCATGGCGCACAGATCAATGTAGGTACTTTTGGTAGCTATGGAGACGCAGGAAAGCTGGATATTACAGCCAAAACAGTTAAATTAGTTGGCAGTTCTGAGTTTGGGGCAAGCGGGATTTTTGGCAATGCCGTGGTTGGTACGGGAAACGGAGGCAATATCAACTTGAATAGCGATCGCCTTTCGATTCAAGACGGTGCAACTATCAACGTGAGTAATTTTCGCAGTCGAGGCGAAGATAGCGGAGATGGAGTAGCAGGCAGCATCAATATTACGGCTAATTCATTAAAATTAGATAGTTCCGATCCCGAATCATCTAGCAGCATTACCGCTTCGACTAGTAATGGTGGTGGGGGCAATATCAACCTCAATATTGCTGGCAATATTGCTCTAAATAATAACAGCGAAGTTAGTGCCATAACGATGGGAAACGCTAAAGGAGGTGACATCACCGTCAATGCTAACAATTTTTTGATTGATCGAAGTCGAGTTGCGGTTAATAGTTCTCAACTGGGAGATGCGGGCAATATTGAGATTATGGTTAACAATCTCAATGTCAATCGCGGATCGATCAATGCTACTTCTCTTCGCACAGGTGGTGGAAATATAACTTTATCAACCGACTTGCTCTTTTTGAAAAATACTAGTCCGATTAGTACCAGCGTCTTTGATAGTACTGGTGGTGGAGGTGATATCACAATTAATAGTAATTATGTCATCGCCAGAGACAACAGCGATATTCGCGCCAATGCCTTTAGAGGAGATGGCGGAAACATTAACATTACCACCAACGTTATTTTACTTACCCGCGATGTAGATATTGATGCCTCTTCAGAATTTGGTTTGGATGGCGTAGTAGAAATTAACAGTCTCGATAATCAAGATCGCTTTGAATTTAGCAAACTACCAGAAAATGTGACCGATCCTGCTTCTCTGATTGTTTCTTTTTGTACAAGAGATCCAAAAGAGACTTTTATCGCTACAGGGAAAGGCGGAATAGCCGAAAATCCGGGGGAAAATTTGCAGGGAGAAGCAGTCTGGGAAGACTTCCGCGATCTAGCTAGTGTCTCATCCGCTACTGCCGCACCTAATATCCTAGAAGCAAAAGCCTGGAATATTAATGCCAATGGCAATGTTGAATTATTAAGTTATGTACCTCAAGATCTTGAGGCAATGTTTAATCACTGTCAAGAATAG
- a CDS encoding HlyD family efflux transporter periplasmic adaptor subunit: MPSDFLPPVSRWITLGGVFLSTAVGAVVVLAAVTPYRATIKATGKIRPEGGVRVIQSAIAGKVKSITVKNYQTVQTGDIIAYLNDAQLLIQQRQLQTNKQQNLRQLTQLEAQIAAVERKLIAETKRINSTINSARAELKQQQRQHQDRQITAQAEVKEAKAALNFAQDEYSRYRQLVNTGATSSLQLKEKEAALETAVARLDKIKTALNPSLSAIEIAQQGIAQEQAEREAAIASLTGEQEQLIQQQTQVEQSLSQNREGLEQVAFQLENTAIRTPITGTIQQLNLRNSSQVLQPGDLVAQIIPNDAFLTVKALVAPQHIEKIELGQTALMRISACPYPDYGVLAGKVTALSPDSQIEANRAANYEVIVQPHDTFLNGKKGKCQIKAGMESQVDIVLREETVLTLLLRKARLLVD, encoded by the coding sequence TTGCCCAGTGACTTCTTACCTCCTGTCAGTCGTTGGATAACTTTGGGCGGCGTATTTTTGAGTACCGCCGTCGGTGCAGTGGTAGTTTTGGCTGCCGTTACTCCCTATCGGGCGACGATTAAAGCGACTGGCAAAATTCGTCCAGAAGGTGGAGTCAGGGTGATTCAGTCGGCGATCGCTGGAAAAGTTAAAAGTATTACCGTCAAGAATTATCAGACAGTTCAAACGGGAGATATTATTGCCTATTTGAATGATGCTCAATTACTTATTCAACAACGCCAGCTACAGACAAATAAGCAGCAAAATCTCAGACAGCTAACTCAACTTGAAGCCCAGATAGCAGCGGTTGAACGCAAGCTAATAGCTGAAACCAAGCGCATCAATAGCACCATCAACTCTGCTCGCGCCGAACTAAAACAGCAACAACGCCAACATCAAGATCGGCAAATTACCGCCCAAGCAGAAGTCAAAGAAGCCAAGGCAGCCTTAAACTTTGCCCAAGATGAATATAGCCGATATCGACAATTAGTCAATACGGGAGCAACTTCGAGCCTCCAACTCAAGGAAAAAGAAGCTGCATTAGAAACTGCCGTTGCCAGATTGGACAAAATAAAAACGGCTCTCAATCCTAGCCTGTCTGCAATCGAGATTGCTCAACAGGGCATCGCACAAGAACAGGCTGAAAGAGAAGCTGCGATCGCCAGCCTGACGGGAGAACAAGAACAATTAATCCAGCAGCAAACGCAAGTAGAACAAAGCCTGAGTCAAAATAGAGAGGGATTAGAACAAGTAGCTTTTCAACTAGAAAACACGGCTATTCGTACCCCCATAACAGGAACGATTCAACAACTAAATCTGCGTAATAGTTCCCAAGTATTGCAACCTGGGGATCTGGTGGCGCAAATTATTCCCAATGATGCTTTTCTAACTGTAAAAGCTTTGGTAGCCCCGCAGCATATTGAAAAAATTGAGTTGGGGCAAACCGCACTGATGCGGATCTCGGCTTGTCCCTATCCCGACTATGGTGTGCTGGCTGGTAAAGTTACTGCCTTGTCTCCCGATAGCCAAATTGAAGCTAATCGTGCTGCTAACTACGAGGTAATTGTTCAGCCTCATGACACATTTTTAAACGGCAAAAAAGGTAAGTGTCAAATTAAAGCAGGTATGGAAAGCCAGGTAGATATTGTTCTTAGAGAAGAAACAGTTCTAACTCTTCTACTACGTAAAGCCAGATTACTAGTTGATTAG